In one Terriglobia bacterium genomic region, the following are encoded:
- the nrfD gene encoding polysulfide reductase NrfD → MSSTPKNPSSPRRLAPVLEPGHTYASVTDKISAIVLTRPAGLGWFLGFSLSFGLVMILGMALAYLIAKGVGIWGINIPIGWGFAIVNFVWWIGIGHAGTLISAILLLLNQKWRTSINRFAEAMTLFAVACAGIFPLIHTGRPWYAFWMFPYPSTMGIWPQFRSPLIWDVFAVSTYGTVSLLFWFVGLLPDLATLRDRAKSRAGQMIYGMLAMGWRGSARHWHRYQSAYLLLAGLATPLVVSVHTVVSFDFAVAIVPGWHTTIFPPYFVAGAIYSGFAMVLTIAIPLRKFYGLEDFITMRHLENMAKVMLATGLIVAYGYVMEFFMGFYGGNKYDTFLAWNRMHGPYAPFYWSLILCNIVIPQLLWFHRIRTNVVVLFLLSLVVNVGMWLERFVIVVISLHRDFMPSAWGRYSPTFWDWATYVGTIGLFVMLLFLFVRALPVISIAEMRELVAHSSEEKP, encoded by the coding sequence ATGAGCAGCACGCCCAAGAATCCTTCTTCGCCGCGCCGGCTCGCGCCGGTGCTCGAGCCCGGGCATACCTACGCCTCGGTCACCGACAAGATCAGCGCCATCGTTCTGACCCGGCCCGCGGGCCTCGGCTGGTTTCTCGGTTTCTCTCTGTCCTTCGGCCTGGTCATGATTCTCGGCATGGCCCTGGCCTACCTCATCGCCAAGGGCGTTGGGATCTGGGGCATCAACATCCCCATCGGCTGGGGCTTCGCCATCGTCAATTTCGTCTGGTGGATCGGTATCGGCCACGCCGGCACGCTGATCTCCGCCATTCTCCTGCTCCTCAATCAGAAGTGGCGCACCTCCATCAATCGTTTCGCGGAGGCCATGACCCTGTTTGCCGTGGCTTGCGCGGGGATCTTCCCGCTGATCCACACCGGCCGCCCCTGGTACGCCTTCTGGATGTTCCCCTATCCCAGCACCATGGGCATCTGGCCGCAGTTCCGCAGCCCGCTCATCTGGGACGTTTTCGCCGTCTCCACCTACGGCACGGTCTCTCTGCTCTTCTGGTTCGTCGGCCTGCTGCCGGACCTGGCCACCCTGCGCGACCGCGCCAAATCGCGCGCCGGCCAGATGATTTACGGCATGCTGGCCATGGGCTGGCGCGGCTCGGCCCGCCATTGGCACCGATACCAGAGCGCCTATCTGCTCCTCGCGGGACTGGCGACCCCGCTGGTGGTCTCCGTGCACACGGTGGTGAGCTTCGATTTCGCGGTGGCCATCGTTCCCGGATGGCACACCACCATCTTTCCTCCGTACTTCGTCGCCGGCGCCATCTACTCCGGTTTTGCGATGGTGCTGACCATCGCCATCCCCCTGCGCAAGTTCTACGGCTTGGAAGATTTCATCACCATGCGCCATCTCGAGAACATGGCCAAGGTCATGCTCGCCACCGGCCTGATCGTGGCCTACGGCTACGTGATGGAATTCTTCATGGGCTTTTACGGGGGCAACAAGTACGACACCTTCCTGGCGTGGAACCGCATGCACGGGCCGTACGCCCCGTTTTACTGGTCGCTGATTTTGTGCAACATCGTCATCCCGCAGCTGCTGTGGTTCCACCGCATCCGCACCAACGTCGTCGTGCTCTTCCTGCTTTCGCTGGTGGTCAACGTGGGCATGTGGCTGGAGCGCTTCGTCATTGTGGTCATCAGCCTGCACCGCGATTTCATGCCCTCCGCCTGGGGCCGCTACTCCCCCACGTTCTGGGATTGGGCCACCTACGTCGGCACGATCGGCCTGTTCGTGATGCTGCTCTTCCTGTTCGTGCGCGCGCTGCCGGTCATCTCCATCGCCGAGATGCGCGAACTGGTCGCGCACTCCTCGGAGGAAAAGCCATGA
- a CDS encoding DUF3341 domain-containing protein, producing the protein MAEFATTEQLLAAAAKSREAGYTCLDAYAPFPVEGLADALGLGRPLVPLLTLLGGLLGGCAGFGLQYWVSVINYPVNVGGRPLNSWPAFIPVTFELTILGASLFAVFGMLALNKLPEPYHAVFNVPRFALASHDRFFLCIEAGDPQFDRVRTAQFLESLKAYAVSEVLDE; encoded by the coding sequence ATGGCGGAGTTTGCCACGACGGAACAGCTCCTGGCCGCCGCCGCAAAATCCCGGGAAGCGGGCTACACCTGCCTCGACGCCTATGCGCCCTTTCCCGTGGAAGGCCTGGCCGACGCTCTGGGCCTAGGCCGCCCCCTCGTGCCCCTGCTCACTCTGCTGGGCGGGTTGTTGGGTGGCTGCGCCGGCTTCGGCCTGCAGTACTGGGTTTCCGTCATCAACTACCCCGTTAATGTCGGCGGCCGCCCCCTCAACAGCTGGCCCGCCTTCATTCCCGTGACCTTCGAATTGACGATTCTCGGCGCTTCGCTCTTTGCCGTCTTCGGCATGCTGGCCCTGAACAAGCTGCCCGAGCCGTATCACGCCGTGTTCAACGTCCCGCGTTTTGCTCTGGCCTCGCACGACCGCTTCTTCCTGTGCATCGAGGCCGGCGACCCCCAGTTCGACCGGGTGCGCACGGCGCAGTTCCTGGAGAGTCTCAAGGCCTATGCCGTCAGCGAGGTGTTGGATGAGTAG
- a CDS encoding cytochrome c gives MSSAARFSSLPRLAGTLCAAACLLVLGGCQQDMAHQPKYRPLAPSTFFEDGRSERPPVENTVDRGALADDDLNIPKDSNAFPLPVTQQLLERGQERYKIFCSPCHGLQGDGNGMVAIRGMKHPPSYHQDRLRQAPVGYFYDVITHGFGAMYDYSAQIPPRDRWAIIAYVRALQLSRNAPAADLPAALRQKLSAGSAPAAAAHAGGAEK, from the coding sequence ATGAGTAGCGCGGCGCGTTTTTCTTCGCTTCCGCGCCTGGCGGGCACTCTGTGCGCCGCTGCGTGTTTGCTCGTGCTCGGCGGTTGCCAGCAGGACATGGCCCACCAGCCGAAGTACCGGCCTCTGGCTCCTTCGACTTTCTTCGAGGACGGCCGCTCGGAGCGGCCCCCGGTGGAAAACACCGTGGATCGCGGGGCGCTGGCCGATGACGACCTCAACATCCCCAAAGATTCCAACGCCTTCCCGCTGCCCGTCACCCAGCAGTTGCTCGAGCGCGGCCAGGAACGCTACAAAATTTTCTGCAGCCCCTGCCACGGTCTGCAAGGCGACGGCAACGGCATGGTTGCCATCCGCGGCATGAAGCATCCGCCCAGCTATCACCAGGACCGGCTGCGCCAGGCTCCCGTGGGGTATTTCTACGACGTGATCACGCACGGCTTCGGTGCCATGTACGACTATTCCGCGCAGATTCCTCCGCGCGACCGCTGGGCCATCATCGCCTATGTCCGCGCGCTGCAGTTGAGCCGCAACGCGCCGGCCGCCGATCTTCCCGCCGCCCTGCGTCAGAAACTCAGCGCTGGCAGCGCTCCGGCGGCGGCCGCGCACGCAGGAGGCGCTGAGAAATGA